The following coding sequences lie in one Myxococcus stipitatus genomic window:
- a CDS encoding bifunctional metallophosphatase/5'-nucleotidase, whose translation MPQATPRSSPPGARPSVFLLAGAFVTGMFLFVHGGCGGDECQDAADCREDKGPPASNTEWVCEDKRCEQHSVQVPPPDSGTDSGMPDSGMSDSGVPDSGMPDAGMPDSGTPDSGTPDAGPTTVSVQVLAFNDFHGQLEEPAGQILAGVAPDGGPVRVNAGGVTYFARHIAALRAANPNTVVVAAGDLIGASPLLSGLFHDEPTIEAMNLIGLDLVAVGNHEFDEGSTELLRMQSGGCHPVDGCLDGDGFPGANFKFLAANVATGVDRTLFPRYDVREFEGVKVAFIGMTLEDTPEIVTPTGVAGLTFKDEVQTVNALVPELRRQGIEAIIVVVHQGGIPTSGSLVNECKGAGADGLISGAIVGVAKGLNDAVDVIVSGHTHQAYNCVIDGKVVTSASSMGQLVTDIDLTLSKATGDVVEARANNVIVTRDVQEVGAVKDLVTKYQELVTPRANRVIGWVSQTLRTQSDSAGQSTLGFVIADSHLEATKPANLGGAQVAFMNPGGVRADIAQGEVTYGEAFTTQPFGNSLVTLTLTGAQIEQLLEWQWRPSGATLMLLPSAGFTYAFSASAPVGSRVDPASIRINGVTVDPAANYRVTANNYLASGGDGFQVFAEGTNRLGGAVDSDALEAYLKAHSSQASPLPAPALNRITRLP comes from the coding sequence ATGCCACAAGCCACACCGCGCTCGTCACCTCCGGGAGCGCGTCCCAGCGTCTTCCTGCTCGCCGGAGCGTTCGTCACCGGCATGTTCCTCTTCGTCCATGGCGGCTGCGGAGGTGACGAGTGCCAGGACGCCGCCGACTGCCGTGAAGACAAGGGACCGCCGGCTTCGAACACGGAGTGGGTCTGCGAGGACAAGCGCTGTGAGCAGCATTCCGTCCAGGTGCCGCCCCCGGATTCCGGCACGGACTCGGGGATGCCCGACTCGGGGATGTCAGACTCGGGGGTGCCCGACTCGGGGATGCCCGACGCGGGGATGCCCGACTCGGGGACGCCGGACTCGGGGACGCCAGACGCGGGTCCCACCACGGTGAGCGTGCAGGTGCTGGCGTTCAATGACTTCCACGGACAGCTCGAGGAGCCCGCGGGCCAGATTCTGGCGGGCGTGGCCCCCGACGGTGGACCGGTGCGGGTGAACGCGGGCGGCGTGACGTACTTCGCCCGGCACATCGCGGCCCTGCGGGCCGCCAATCCGAACACGGTGGTGGTAGCGGCGGGAGACCTCATCGGCGCCTCCCCGCTGCTGTCGGGGCTCTTCCACGACGAGCCCACCATCGAGGCGATGAACCTGATTGGCCTGGACCTGGTCGCGGTGGGCAACCACGAGTTCGACGAGGGCAGCACGGAGCTGTTGCGCATGCAGTCGGGCGGTTGCCACCCGGTGGATGGTTGCCTGGACGGGGATGGCTTCCCGGGCGCGAACTTCAAGTTCCTGGCGGCCAACGTGGCCACGGGCGTGGATCGCACGCTGTTCCCCCGCTACGACGTGCGCGAGTTCGAGGGCGTGAAGGTGGCCTTCATCGGCATGACGTTGGAGGACACGCCGGAAATCGTCACTCCCACGGGCGTGGCGGGGCTCACCTTCAAGGACGAAGTGCAGACGGTGAACGCGCTGGTGCCGGAGCTGCGGCGGCAGGGCATCGAAGCCATCATCGTGGTGGTGCACCAGGGCGGAATTCCGACCTCGGGCTCGCTGGTGAACGAATGCAAGGGCGCGGGTGCGGACGGCCTCATCTCAGGTGCCATCGTGGGCGTGGCCAAGGGCCTCAACGACGCGGTGGATGTCATCGTCAGCGGCCACACTCATCAGGCCTACAACTGCGTCATCGATGGCAAGGTCGTCACGAGCGCCTCGTCGATGGGGCAGCTCGTCACGGACATCGACCTGACGTTGAGCAAGGCGACGGGCGACGTCGTGGAGGCGCGAGCGAACAACGTCATCGTCACTCGCGACGTGCAGGAGGTCGGCGCGGTGAAGGATCTGGTGACGAAGTACCAGGAGCTCGTCACGCCGAGGGCCAACCGGGTCATCGGCTGGGTGTCGCAGACGCTCAGGACACAGTCGGACTCCGCGGGCCAGTCCACCCTGGGCTTCGTCATCGCGGACTCGCATCTGGAGGCGACGAAGCCCGCGAACCTGGGTGGGGCGCAGGTGGCCTTCATGAACCCGGGCGGCGTGCGCGCGGACATCGCCCAGGGCGAGGTCACCTACGGCGAGGCCTTCACCACGCAGCCGTTCGGCAACAGCCTGGTCACCCTGACGCTGACGGGCGCGCAAATCGAGCAACTGCTGGAGTGGCAGTGGCGGCCGTCGGGAGCCACCCTCATGCTGCTTCCGTCGGCGGGCTTCACCTATGCGTTCAGTGCGTCGGCGCCCGTCGGAAGCCGCGTCGACCCGGCGTCCATCCGGATCAACGGCGTGACGGTGGACCCGGCGGCGAACTACCGCGTCACCGCGAACAACTACCTCGCGAGTGGGGGGGATGGCTTCCAGGTGTTCGCCGAGGGGACGAACCGGCTGGGTGGCGCCGTGGACAGCGACGCGCTGGAGGCATACCTGAAGGCACACAGCAGCCAGGCGAGCCCCTTGCCCGCCCCCGCGCTCAATCGCATCACCAGGCTGCCCTAG
- a CDS encoding LysR substrate-binding domain-containing protein, translating into MLPESLCSQDVSKRHMARVLDGWEGEAAGVYLLYRAHRSLTAAVRTCIDHLLAELPSTLLVRGAREN; encoded by the coding sequence ATGCTCCCCGAGTCGCTGTGCTCCCAGGATGTGAGCAAGAGGCACATGGCTCGAGTCCTCGATGGTTGGGAAGGGGAGGCTGCCGGTGTCTATCTGCTCTACCGCGCTCATCGGTCGCTGACGGCGGCGGTACGTACCTGCATCGACCACCTGCTCGCGGAGCTTCCCTCCACTCTGCTGGTCCGCGGCGCTCGCGAGAACTGA
- a CDS encoding GNAT family N-acetyltransferase: MEHLTHISNADRQRLVEVWEGAVRATHHFLSEEDIQFFKPLVRDTYLDSVQLTCLRDSEGRISGFIGIADDKVEMLFVDPAQHGQGIGRALLEHAVAQGARAVDVNEQNPRAVGFYLRMGFVQQGRSEVDGSGKPFPILHLVKQ, encoded by the coding sequence ATGGAGCACCTCACTCACATCTCCAATGCCGACCGCCAGCGCCTCGTCGAAGTCTGGGAAGGCGCCGTGCGTGCCACTCACCACTTCCTCAGCGAAGAAGACATCCAGTTCTTCAAGCCGCTGGTGCGCGACACCTACCTCGACTCGGTTCAGCTCACCTGTCTGCGCGACAGCGAAGGCCGCATCTCCGGCTTCATCGGGATTGCGGACGACAAGGTGGAGATGCTGTTCGTCGACCCAGCCCAGCATGGCCAGGGTATTGGCCGCGCGTTGCTCGAGCACGCCGTGGCCCAGGGCGCCCGAGCCGTCGACGTCAACGAGCAGAACCCGCGGGCGGTGGGATTCTATCTCCGGATGGGCTTCGTCCAGCAGGGCCGCTCCGAGGTCGACGGGTCGGGAAAGCCCTTCCCTATCTTGCACCTGGTCAAACAATAG
- a CDS encoding DUF1592 domain-containing protein: MSREPAERGRWWRPVVLGLVLSGAAGCEGTISNPEGSGTPPPTVIEKPAPSVRMARLTHVQWTNSVRELLRLDAPPTTLAGTFRADPAQSGFLFDNDARALSVDEALWGAYQRAAAELAGQVTTDATKLARLLPPSTATGEERARAFVESFGLRAHRRPLTSEEVESYLGLYRKGPQAYADMPAFEGGIRLVIEAFLQSPHFLYRVERSTQAVRDRVPLDDYEVASRLSYGLWSAMPDDALFAAASEGTLHSREGVATQARRMLQDARSNKVVEAFHRTLFDVPRYAAIRPSLTRYPQVSERLGEYAARETALFVQDVVFSRKGGYSDLLTSPATFVNDELARVYGLSGTFTADFVPVTLDSRERKGVLTQVGFLASHATSVDPDPIHRGVFVSERIICRKIGAPPANIPPLPAPQGRTNREVVASHTEAPGTACAGCHSNFINPLGFPFENFDAIGGYRTTDNGHPVDASASPNINGETVPVRDALDLADALAANEAVHACYAQHWVEYLHGRPVANEDAPLVERLGKLSKAGNLSIVDLVVEVVTSEGFVNRHPEELP; encoded by the coding sequence TTGTCACGAGAGCCAGCGGAGCGGGGACGGTGGTGGCGCCCGGTGGTGCTCGGGCTGGTCTTGAGCGGGGCTGCTGGCTGCGAGGGAACGATCTCCAACCCGGAGGGCTCCGGTACACCCCCGCCCACCGTCATCGAGAAGCCAGCCCCGTCCGTGCGGATGGCGCGCCTGACGCACGTGCAATGGACAAACAGCGTGCGGGAGCTGCTCAGGCTGGACGCACCGCCCACCACGCTGGCGGGCACGTTCCGCGCGGACCCCGCCCAGAGCGGCTTCCTCTTCGACAACGATGCGCGCGCCCTCTCCGTCGACGAGGCCCTCTGGGGCGCCTACCAGCGCGCCGCCGCGGAGCTCGCCGGCCAGGTGACGACGGACGCGACGAAGCTCGCGCGCCTGCTGCCTCCGTCGACCGCCACCGGCGAGGAGCGCGCCCGCGCCTTCGTGGAATCCTTCGGCCTGCGCGCGCACCGGCGCCCGCTGACGTCCGAAGAGGTGGAGAGCTACCTCGGGCTGTACCGCAAGGGGCCCCAGGCCTACGCGGACATGCCGGCCTTCGAGGGTGGCATCCGGCTGGTGATCGAAGCCTTCCTCCAGTCGCCGCACTTCCTCTACCGCGTGGAGCGCAGCACCCAGGCCGTGCGGGACCGGGTGCCGCTCGACGACTACGAGGTGGCTTCGCGGCTGAGCTACGGCCTCTGGAGCGCCATGCCGGACGACGCCCTGTTCGCCGCCGCGAGCGAGGGCACCCTGCACTCCCGCGAGGGCGTGGCCACCCAGGCACGGCGCATGCTCCAGGACGCGCGCTCGAACAAGGTGGTGGAGGCCTTCCACCGCACCCTCTTCGACGTGCCCCGCTATGCCGCCATCCGGCCCTCCCTCACGCGCTACCCGCAGGTGTCCGAGCGCCTCGGGGAGTACGCGGCCCGGGAGACGGCCCTTTTCGTCCAGGACGTCGTCTTCTCCCGCAAGGGCGGCTACAGCGACCTGCTCACCTCGCCGGCCACCTTCGTCAACGACGAGCTGGCGCGCGTCTACGGGCTGAGTGGCACGTTCACCGCCGACTTCGTCCCCGTGACGCTGGACTCACGCGAGCGCAAGGGCGTGCTCACCCAGGTGGGCTTCCTGGCCTCGCACGCGACGTCGGTGGACCCGGACCCCATCCACCGCGGCGTCTTCGTGTCCGAGCGCATCATCTGCCGGAAGATTGGCGCGCCGCCGGCCAACATCCCACCGCTCCCCGCCCCCCAGGGCCGCACCAATCGCGAGGTCGTCGCCTCGCACACCGAAGCGCCGGGGACCGCGTGCGCCGGCTGCCACTCGAACTTCATCAACCCGCTCGGCTTCCCCTTCGAGAACTTCGACGCCATCGGCGGCTACCGCACCACGGACAACGGACATCCGGTGGACGCCAGCGCGTCTCCCAACATCAACGGAGAGACGGTGCCGGTGCGCGACGCGCTCGACCTGGCGGACGCACTCGCGGCCAATGAGGCGGTGCATGCGTGCTACGCG
- a CDS encoding dihydrofolate reductase family protein, whose translation MGLLTFSINVTLDGCVDHQEGIADDETHAFFTRLMDESGAMLWGRVTYEMMESAWPAFARGDVEAPPAIREWAVKLEAKPKYVVSSARKDFPWTNSHHIAGDLRTGVQKLKDATPAGVLLGSGKLATELDRLDLIDEYKFLVHPRIAGHGPTLYQSGLPSTRRLELVSAKPFRCGAVAMHYRRAR comes from the coding sequence ATGGGACTCTTGACCTTCAGCATCAACGTCACCCTGGACGGCTGCGTCGACCACCAGGAGGGAATCGCCGACGACGAGACACACGCCTTCTTCACCCGCCTCATGGACGAGAGCGGGGCGATGCTGTGGGGCCGCGTCACCTACGAGATGATGGAGAGCGCCTGGCCAGCGTTCGCCCGCGGCGACGTGGAGGCGCCGCCGGCGATTCGCGAGTGGGCGGTCAAGCTGGAGGCCAAGCCGAAGTACGTGGTGTCGTCGGCGCGAAAGGACTTCCCGTGGACCAACAGCCATCACATCGCCGGCGACCTGCGCACGGGCGTGCAGAAGCTCAAGGACGCGACCCCTGCCGGCGTGCTCCTCGGTAGCGGCAAGCTCGCGACCGAGCTGGACCGGCTGGATCTGATCGACGAGTACAAGTTCCTCGTCCACCCCAGGATCGCCGGCCACGGCCCGACCCTGTACCAGAGCGGGCTGCCCAGCACGCGACGGCTCGAGCTGGTCTCGGCGAAGCCGTTCCGCTGCGGCGCGGTCGCCATGCACTACCGGCGCGCGCGCTGA